One window from the genome of Malus domestica chromosome 01, GDT2T_hap1 encodes:
- the LOC139196693 gene encoding uncharacterized protein isoform X2 yields the protein MEGSDRKPVCKQKPRRKKENQEIENEGDENNYFRWNVDMERVLADILREERRLGNKGDGGWKTTAYNSAASILSTQFDIHVTADNIRNRVKSWKKFYAVVSDILSQSGFNWDATKKMISVDEDHAWQDYVKSHSGAKSFHWKVIPNWDDIVDLCGKDRATGEGAETGVEAFEIMTPPHIETNHIDLDGDTQGLEDIEIINDISPTSANGQKTQSKRKPTNFVDVPHTKKKLTTPKDMIADSLAKMASSFQDYICADTKKLDPTEVYDEVNAIPDLSEEEQIKACAWLIENDKQFLMLKTLPVEKKKNMVLLFTSRGA from the exons ATGGAAGGATCTGACAGAAAACCAGTATGCAAACAAAAaccaaggagaaagaaagagaaccaagaaattgaaaatgaaggAGATGAGAATAATTATTTTAGATGGAATGTAGATATGGAACGTGTTTTGGCTGACATACTTCGCGAAGAACGAAGATTGGGTAACAAAGGAGATGGTGGTTGGAAGACAACTGCTTATAATTCTGCTGCATCTATATTATCTACTCAATTTGATATTCATGTAACTGCTGATAACATTCGAAACCGTGTGAAGTCTTGGAAAAAGTTCTATGCAGTAGTGAGTGATATACTAAGTCAAAGTGGATTTAATTGGGATGCAACCAAAAAGATGATAAGTGTAGATGAAGATCATGCCTGGCAAGATTACGTGAAG TCACATAGTGGTGCTAAAAGTTTTCATTGGAAGGTCATTCCAAATTGGGATGATATAGTGGATTTGTGCGGCAAAGATAGAGCCACGGGTGAGGGTGCTGAAACAGGTGTGGAAGCTTTTGAGATTATGACTCCTCCGCATATTGAAACTAATCATATTGATTTGGATGGTGATACGCAAGGTTTAGAAGATATTGAAATTATTAATGATATTTCACCTACTTCAGCCAATGGTCAGAAGACTCAAAGCAAGAGAAAGCCAACAAATTTTGTTGATGTGCCTCATACAAAGAAAAAACTAACCACCCCTAAAGATATGATTGCAGATTCACTTGCCAAGATGGCTTCATCCTTTCAAGACTATATTTGTGCAGACACAAAGAAGCTTGATCCAACAGAGGTATATGATGAAGTAAATGCAATACCAGATCTCAGTGAAGAAGAACAAATCAAAGCATGTGCTTGGTTGATCGAAAATGACAAGCAATTTCTCATGTTGAAGACACTCCCAgttgagaagaaaaagaatatgGTATTATTGTTTACTTCACGAGGCGCATAG
- the LOC139196693 gene encoding protein ALP1-like isoform X1 produces the protein MEHTDVVEMLTRLKRKRAINEEENRKKRKIIVGTIIYVIVIVMHWYSKSVLLKEPSNDWDQERQSFLGRLFNGKDSTCIEQLRVSKSAFKWLCEILQGIGGLVRTRHVSIEESVAIFLHILAHNLKFRVVGLHYYRSKETISRQFHNVLHAMMKISQAYVKYQPCVIGNSEREKWRWFENYLGALDGTLIPVTITAEERPRYRDRKGDIFTNMLGVCGPDLRFFYVLPGWEGSASNARVLRDALHRSNRFHVPNDKYYLVDAGYTNGPGFLAPYRGTRYHLKEWVGNRRPENYKELYNLRHSRARNVIERAFGLLKKRWSILRTPSFFDIKTQVRIINACCILHNFIRTEQAADLVLEAQDLQFLASVDSELLNRSTREDNENNSDGITSVQATAEWTAFRDTLALQMFHDYQAQRAANTS, from the exons ATGGAACATACTGATGTTGTAGAGATGCTAACGAGGTTAAAGCGAAAGCGTGCTATAAATGAAGAGGAAAATAGGAAAAAGAGGAAAATTATTGTCGGTACGATTATATATGTTATTGTCATTGTCATGCATTGGTATAGTAAAAGTGTTCTTCTTAAAGAACCTTCAAATGATTGGGATCAAGAAAGACAATCTTTCCTCGGCCGATTGTTTAATGGAAAAGATTCAACTTGCATTGAACAATTACGAGTTAGCAAGAGTGCATTTAAATGGTTATGTGAGATTTTACAAGGGATTGGTGGATTAGTTCGCACTAGACATGTGTCCATTGAAGAATCTGTTGCAATTTTTTTGCATATACTTGCCCACAACTTGAAGTTTAGAGTTGTCGGTTTACACTATTATCGTTCCAAGGAAACAATTAGTCGGCAATTTCACAATGTGTTGCATGCAATGATGAAAATAAGTCAAGCATATGTGAAATATCAACCATGCGTTATTGGTAATTCTGAAAGAGAAAAGTGGCGGTGGTTTGAG AATTATCTTGGAGCACTTGATGGAACTCTCATTCCAGTAACAATAACGGCTGAGGAAAGACCAAGATATAGAGATAGAAAGGGTGATATATTCACTAATATGTTAGGAGTTTGTGGTCCAgatttaagatttttttatgTGTTACCTGGATGGGAAGGCTCTGCATCTAATGCGCGTGTTTTGCGTGATGCTTTACATAGGAGTAACCGGTTTCATGTTCCAAATG ATAAGTATTATCTTGTGGACGCTGGCTATACTAATGGACCGGGGTTTTTAGCACCTTACCGTGGAACTAGATATCACTTGAAAGAGTGGGTTGGAAACCGTCGACCTGAAAACTACAAAGAATTATATAATTTGCGTCATTCAAGGGCAAGGAATGTTATTGAGAGGGCATTTGGATTGTTAAAAAAACGATGGAGCATATTACGCACACCATCCTTTTTTGATATTAAAACGCAAGTTAGGATTATAAATGCATGTTGTATCTTGCATAATTTTATTAGAACTGAGCAAGCAGCTGATCTAGTTTTAGAAGCTCAAGATTTACAATTTTTAGCATCTGTGGACTCAGAGTTGTTAAATCGTTCAACAAGAGAGGACAATGAAAATAACTCTGATGGGATTACATCTGTTCAAGCTACTGCCGAATGGACAGCGTTTCGTGATACATTGGCATTGCAGATGTTCCATGATTACCAAGCTCAGAGAGCTGCAAATACTTCTTAA